A genome region from Trichocoleus sp. FACHB-46 includes the following:
- a CDS encoding PAS domain S-box protein, giving the protein MRGEEHQEMPKNFLGGGGEIETFLRSHDWSQTPLGAVETWSDDLKTAVQILLTELDQTKSPEQTQPDAQEQQDNSTVLSQAKQLNAFRVKLAEALRPLTDASEIQAIAARILGEALGASRVIYVEVEPAGEEVIVHCNYTSGVAQLSGRYRLEDYRRNLTADHQVGHTQVVTDIPNDPKYTDVQKTRYREIDIAAHIDVPLIKNNQFVALLAAQQSTPRQWTETEIKLVEETAEQTWAAAERALAEAALRESEAKYRTLFESIDQGFCVIEVLFDGNSQPFDYRFLEINPAFEKQTGLIDAQGKRIRELAPNHEGHWFEIYGNIALTGEPKRFENRAAALNRWYDVYAFRIGHPDERKVAILFNDISGRKRVEDERKQAETALQQSEAQSKNILESITDGFFALDQDWRFTYVNPQAERILDLTPGDLLGKVIWEVYPGTVGTEFERAYRQAASKRVASSLTSFYPDHNCWYEAHAYPAADGITVYFRNVTEQVQAEAALRESEEKTRNILESIEEAFFALDQDWRFTYINRAAEVLLDRTPGDLIGKNFWEEYPGAVGNELAAIYHGAMHDRVPGTVTTFYPDHDCWYYVRTYPAANGIAVYFNNVTAQIQAETALRESEERFRNMADNAPVMVRVTDSTGACTYLSRSWYEFTGQTEETGLGFGWLNAIHPEDCEESKAIFLSANERYEAFRLEYRLRAQDGEYRWAIDAASPWFGVDGQFKGFIGSVIDISDRKQAEAIITTDLENTRLLRDLSTQLITEDNIQVLYDEIMATAITLTRADAGTVQILDKATQELVLLASKGFDQTTTDHFDRVNASSNTSCGLALLRGTRAFIDFDMPECDDPCGALRIHVNAGYRSAQSTPLISRSGRAIGVVSTHWRKHHRPTERELRFLDLLVRQAADLIEQRQTESERRQVLEREQAAREEAERANRIKDEFLAVLSHELRSPLSPILGWTQLLQNGKLNAVRQAEALKTIERNAKLQKQLIEDLLDISGIMQGKLSLTAAPVSLTFVISAAIETVRLAAEAKHIRLQLDLDHTVVPISGDAARLQQVFWNLLSNAVKFTPSGGQITVELRQLNQLAQIRVIDTGKGINPQFLPYLFEYFRQEDGSTTRKFGGLGLGLAIARQIVEMHGGTVRAASQGEGQGATFTVQLPAMGVAAIESEPVQTQIDAGLPLEGIHILLVDDEPDTREVQAFLLEQNGAKVKAVASGLEALLALERSMPDVLVSDIGMAEMNGYMLLQQIRSRPPQYGGMIPAIALTAYAAEVDQQKALQVGFQAHITKPVEPDTLVKAITDLL; this is encoded by the coding sequence ATGAGGGGAGAGGAACACCAAGAGATGCCCAAAAATTTCTTGGGAGGCGGTGGTGAGATAGAAACATTCCTGCGATCGCACGATTGGTCGCAAACGCCATTGGGTGCTGTCGAAACCTGGTCAGACGACCTAAAAACGGCAGTGCAGATTCTACTCACTGAACTGGATCAAACCAAATCCCCCGAACAGACGCAGCCAGACGCCCAAGAGCAACAGGATAACTCTACTGTCCTATCCCAGGCAAAGCAGCTCAATGCGTTCCGAGTCAAATTAGCAGAAGCCCTCCGCCCGCTCACCGATGCTTCAGAGATACAAGCGATCGCCGCTCGTATTTTGGGTGAAGCTTTAGGGGCAAGTCGTGTCATTTACGTCGAGGTGGAGCCGGCTGGTGAGGAGGTCATCGTTCATTGCAACTACACCAGTGGTGTAGCCCAGTTGAGCGGACGATACCGTCTAGAGGACTACCGGCGCAACCTAACTGCTGACCATCAGGTTGGGCACACCCAAGTTGTAACCGATATTCCCAATGATCCCAAATATACGGATGTCCAAAAGACGAGATACCGTGAGATTGATATTGCTGCACACATTGATGTGCCGCTGATCAAAAACAATCAATTCGTTGCCCTGCTTGCCGCTCAACAATCCACGCCGCGTCAGTGGACGGAGACCGAGATCAAACTGGTTGAAGAAACCGCAGAACAGACCTGGGCAGCCGCAGAACGTGCCTTGGCCGAAGCCGCCCTGCGCGAGTCAGAAGCCAAATATCGCACCTTGTTTGAATCAATCGATCAAGGCTTTTGTGTCATTGAGGTGCTGTTTGATGGAAACAGTCAGCCGTTCGATTACCGCTTCTTAGAAATCAATCCTGCCTTTGAGAAGCAAACGGGACTGATCGACGCTCAAGGCAAGCGAATCCGTGAATTAGCTCCGAATCACGAAGGGCATTGGTTTGAGATTTATGGCAACATTGCTCTAACGGGTGAACCCAAACGCTTTGAGAATCGTGCTGCCGCCTTAAACCGTTGGTATGACGTTTATGCGTTTCGCATTGGGCACCCAGACGAGAGAAAAGTGGCAATTCTCTTTAATGATATTAGCGGTCGCAAGCGCGTCGAAGACGAACGCAAACAAGCTGAAACCGCTTTGCAGCAAAGCGAAGCGCAGAGCAAAAATATCTTGGAGAGCATTACCGACGGATTCTTCGCGCTTGACCAAGATTGGCGGTTTACCTATGTGAATCCGCAGGCAGAACGCATCCTTGATCTGACTCCAGGCGATCTGCTCGGCAAGGTGATCTGGGAAGTATATCCGGGCACCGTCGGTACGGAATTCGAGCGAGCCTATCGCCAAGCTGCCAGCAAGCGGGTTGCTTCTTCGCTTACCTCGTTCTATCCTGACCATAACTGTTGGTATGAAGCCCACGCCTATCCTGCCGCAGACGGAATCACTGTCTACTTCAGAAACGTCACCGAGCAAGTTCAAGCGGAAGCTGCCTTGCGCGAAAGCGAGGAGAAGACTCGAAACATTCTGGAAAGCATTGAGGAAGCATTCTTTGCTTTAGATCAAGACTGGCGGTTTACTTATATAAATCGAGCGGCTGAAGTGTTGCTCGATCGGACACCGGGCGACCTGATTGGGAAGAATTTTTGGGAAGAATATCCAGGTGCCGTCGGCAACGAATTGGCAGCCATCTATCATGGAGCCATGCACGACCGCGTACCGGGGACAGTGACGACGTTTTACCCCGACCACGATTGCTGGTACTATGTCCGCACTTATCCCGCCGCCAACGGGATTGCGGTTTATTTCAATAACGTCACTGCCCAGATTCAAGCCGAAACCGCCCTCCGCGAGAGCGAGGAGCGATTCCGCAACATGGCAGATAACGCCCCTGTTATGGTTCGGGTGACTGACTCTACGGGCGCTTGCACCTATCTCAGCCGAAGTTGGTATGAGTTTACAGGTCAAACTGAAGAAACAGGCTTGGGGTTTGGGTGGCTAAATGCAATTCATCCAGAAGACTGTGAAGAGTCTAAAGCCATTTTCCTGAGTGCGAACGAGCGTTATGAAGCCTTTCGGTTGGAATATCGGCTGCGAGCCCAAGACGGGGAGTATCGTTGGGCGATCGATGCGGCCAGTCCTTGGTTTGGAGTCGATGGTCAATTTAAGGGATTCATCGGTTCCGTGATTGACATCAGCGATCGCAAGCAAGCAGAAGCCATCATCACCACTGACCTGGAAAATACGCGGCTCTTGCGCGACTTGAGCACACAACTGATCACTGAAGACAACATTCAAGTGCTTTACGACGAAATTATGGCGACTGCCATCACGCTGACACGCGCTGATGCGGGCACCGTTCAAATCTTAGACAAAGCGACGCAAGAATTAGTGTTGCTCGCATCAAAGGGCTTTGACCAAACGACAACCGACCATTTTGATCGAGTGAATGCAAGTTCAAACACCTCCTGTGGCCTTGCTTTACTCAGGGGGACTCGCGCCTTCATTGATTTTGATATGCCAGAGTGCGACGACCCCTGTGGTGCTTTACGGATACATGTCAACGCTGGCTATCGCTCTGCCCAGTCCACGCCACTGATCTCCCGTTCAGGCAGAGCGATCGGTGTAGTTTCAACCCACTGGCGCAAGCACCACCGACCGACTGAGCGAGAACTCCGTTTTCTGGATCTGTTGGTGCGTCAAGCTGCCGACTTAATTGAACAGCGACAGACTGAATCAGAACGTAGACAAGTTTTAGAGCGCGAACAGGCTGCGCGAGAAGAAGCAGAACGAGCGAACCGCATTAAAGATGAATTTCTCGCCGTGCTGTCCCACGAGTTGAGGTCGCCCCTGAGCCCGATTTTGGGGTGGACGCAGCTACTGCAAAACGGCAAACTCAATGCAGTCCGCCAAGCCGAAGCCTTAAAAACGATCGAACGGAATGCCAAACTTCAAAAACAGCTAATTGAAGACTTACTTGACATCTCCGGCATTATGCAAGGCAAGCTGTCGCTAACAGCGGCTCCCGTGAGTTTGACGTTCGTCATTTCTGCAGCGATTGAAACCGTGCGTTTGGCAGCAGAGGCGAAACACATTCGGCTACAGCTTGATCTTGACCATACCGTTGTGCCGATTTCGGGTGATGCTGCCCGGTTACAACAGGTCTTCTGGAACTTGCTGAGTAATGCGGTCAAGTTCACCCCGAGTGGCGGACAAATCACGGTTGAACTGAGGCAACTGAATCAACTGGCTCAAATTCGAGTCATCGACACGGGTAAAGGGATTAATCCGCAATTCTTGCCTTATCTGTTTGAGTATTTTCGGCAGGAGGATGGTTCAACCACGCGCAAGTTTGGCGGCTTGGGATTGGGCCTGGCGATCGCGCGGCAAATTGTGGAAATGCATGGGGGAACCGTGCGAGCCGCGAGCCAGGGGGAAGGGCAAGGCGCAACCTTCACTGTGCAATTGCCAGCGATGGGGGTAGCAGCGATCGAATCGGAACCTGTCCAGACCCAAATTGATGCCGGACTGCCACTAGAAGGCATTCACATTTTGCTGGTAGATGATGAGCCAGATACCCGTGAGGTTCAAGCGTTTCTATTGGAACAAAACGGAGCAAAAGTGAAAGCTGTTGCTTCTGGATTAGAAGCATTGCTTGCCTTAGAACGCTCAATGCCTGATGTACTAGTGAGTGACATTGGGATGGCGGAGATGAACGGCTATATGCTACTCCAGCAAATTCGATCGCGACCCCCCCAGTACGGTGGGATGATTCCCGCGATTGCCCTGACTGCCTATGCCGCAGAGGTTGACCAACAAAAAGCACTTCAGGTAGGCTTTCAAGCCCACATTACAAAGCCTGTGGAACCCGATACGTTGGTGAAGGCGATCACCGATCTTTTGTAG
- a CDS encoding response regulator transcription factor, which produces MTLIRVALIEDHDLTRAGLRTMLSFQAGVEVVGEAANGLDGLTLLLETPIDVALVDIEMPGLNGIEVTRRFKQWWSENHPEAAPPKVLMLTMQEDEAVVLAAFGAGADSYCMKDVSTTHLLEAVKSTYNGNHWIDPSIARIILKHNSQRQANQEATAAEPNSRAIAVDEEYTSALAAAPLTSRELDVIRLIVEGCSNAEIAARCYITVGTVKTHVRNILNKLCAEDRTQAAVRALRGGLVS; this is translated from the coding sequence ATGACCCTGATTCGAGTTGCTCTGATTGAAGATCATGACCTGACTCGGGCAGGGCTCCGAACGATGCTCAGTTTTCAAGCAGGAGTTGAGGTAGTCGGAGAAGCAGCCAACGGACTGGATGGCTTGACCTTACTCCTGGAGACTCCGATCGATGTCGCCCTAGTCGATATTGAGATGCCTGGTCTCAATGGCATTGAGGTAACTCGTCGCTTCAAGCAATGGTGGAGTGAGAATCATCCTGAAGCTGCCCCCCCGAAAGTACTTATGTTGACGATGCAGGAGGATGAAGCCGTAGTCTTAGCCGCTTTTGGAGCCGGGGCAGATTCCTACTGCATGAAAGATGTGAGTACAACTCATCTGCTCGAAGCCGTCAAAAGTACGTATAACGGCAACCACTGGATTGACCCCTCCATTGCCCGCATCATCTTAAAGCACAACAGTCAGAGGCAGGCGAATCAAGAGGCCACTGCTGCTGAGCCTAACTCCAGAGCGATCGCCGTGGACGAGGAGTATACCAGCGCTTTAGCAGCGGCTCCGCTGACGAGTCGAGAGCTCGATGTCATCCGATTGATTGTCGAAGGATGTTCCAATGCTGAGATCGCCGCCCGATGTTACATCACGGTCGGCACGGTTAAAACTCATGTCCGCAACATTCTGAACAAGCTTTGTGCTGAGGACCGCACTCAGGCTGCTGTGAGAGCTTTACGTGGCGGCTTAGTTTCTTAA
- a CDS encoding Crp/Fnr family transcriptional regulator has protein sequence MPVTKNLDLTSEMCSTKGLSRQLFKAFMTAKNQILAALSADVLDRLGPHLKRVTLALAETVHHPGEPLSHLYFPIDCLFSVTITMQDGATSEVGIVGNREVLGINTLMGNRENTQTEYLVQGAGSAMKIDAQVMQQEFNRYGELHDLLLRYSQAFLAQVSQTAACNALHTLEQRLPRWLLEAQERIDSDHLPLTQEFIATMLGVRRAGVTQTAQKLQERKLIQYRRRDVQILNQGGLEASACECFKRTKAEYDRLLGRK, from the coding sequence ATGCCTGTGACTAAAAACCTTGACCTTACTTCTGAGATGTGTTCTACGAAGGGCCTCTCCCGCCAACTGTTTAAGGCTTTTATGACTGCTAAAAATCAAATACTGGCTGCGCTCTCGGCGGATGTACTCGATCGCCTGGGGCCTCATCTGAAGCGGGTTACCTTAGCGCTAGCTGAAACCGTTCACCATCCTGGTGAGCCCTTATCTCATCTCTATTTCCCGATTGACTGCCTCTTCTCGGTCACCATCACCATGCAAGATGGAGCGACCTCAGAGGTCGGGATTGTGGGGAATCGAGAAGTGCTGGGCATTAACACCTTGATGGGCAATCGCGAAAACACTCAGACCGAGTACCTCGTCCAAGGGGCAGGCAGCGCCATGAAGATTGACGCTCAGGTCATGCAACAGGAGTTCAATCGCTATGGTGAACTGCACGACTTGCTTCTACGTTATAGCCAGGCGTTTCTGGCTCAGGTCTCTCAAACAGCGGCCTGCAACGCTTTGCACACGCTAGAACAACGCCTACCACGTTGGCTCCTGGAAGCCCAAGAGCGAATTGACTCGGACCATCTGCCGCTAACGCAGGAGTTTATTGCCACGATGCTGGGCGTACGGCGCGCCGGGGTGACGCAGACCGCGCAAAAGCTGCAAGAGCGAAAACTGATTCAATATCGGCGAAGAGATGTCCAAATCCTCAATCAGGGTGGACTAGAAGCTTCTGCTTGTGAATGCTTCAAAAGAACCAAGGCAGAATACGATCGCTTGCTCGGCAGAAAATAA
- a CDS encoding helix-turn-helix domain-containing protein: MAFHQEYLGVEQPAIGQLIRELRQTLKLTQEKFAAHLGVSFPTINRWENGHATPSPLALRQIEVLLNQLANSPDVTLRERSQAIQGKYFPTRKLKA, translated from the coding sequence GTGGCTTTTCATCAGGAATATTTAGGGGTCGAGCAACCTGCCATTGGTCAACTGATTCGGGAACTCCGGCAAACCTTGAAGTTGACCCAGGAGAAGTTTGCCGCTCACCTCGGAGTCAGCTTTCCCACCATCAATCGTTGGGAAAACGGACATGCGACCCCTTCTCCCTTAGCCCTGAGACAAATCGAAGTCTTGCTGAACCAGTTGGCCAACTCACCCGATGTGACGCTACGAGAACGCAGTCAGGCAATCCAAGGAAAATACTTTCCCACAAGGAAGCTAAAAGCATGA